Genomic window (Granulicella arctica):
ACAGCAACACGGCAGCCGACGCCAGTATGACCGCATGGAGCAGGCTGGTCCGGAGAGCAGCAGGCTCGGCGTCTCGGAAGAGACCTTCATCGCGCTGCGGGACAGCTTCTACATGGCCTCGGTCAGCGAGACAGGGTGGCCGTATATTCAGCATCGCGGCGGGCCGAAGGGCTTCGTCCATGTGCTGAGCCCCGGGCTGCTTGGCTTTGCGGATCTTCGCGGCAACAAGCAGTACATCAGCCTTGGCAACCTTGAACATGACGCGCGAGTCGCGCTTTTCTTTATAGATTATCCGAACCAGACACGCCTGAAGGTTCTTGGCCGGATCGAGGTCCACGAGCATGATGCCGAGGC
Coding sequences:
- a CDS encoding pyridoxamine 5'-phosphate oxidase family protein, with protein sequence MGNHFHELAFTPLVKAQQQQHGSRRQYDRMEQAGPESSRLGVSEETFIALRDSFYMASVSETGWPYIQHRGGPKGFVHVLSPGLLGFADLRGNKQYISLGNLEHDARVALFFIDYPNQTRLKVLGRIEVHEHDAEAPALIESLRTAERGAVVERAILIHVEAFDWNCPQHITPRYTAEELEPVLRPLRERLAKLEAENAALRKAAAV